The Dunckerocampus dactyliophorus isolate RoL2022-P2 chromosome 16, RoL_Ddac_1.1, whole genome shotgun sequence genome includes a window with the following:
- the LOC129169446 gene encoding lysophosphatidic acid receptor 6-like, whose product MFQNSRLDLNMYNSSLQMLGATHTFMKCNKSDDFKYPLYSTVFSLVFVVGFFFNMVAVYIFGCTLKTRNETTTYMVNLVVSDSLFVLSLPFRIVYFIKREWMFGSVLCKTSVALFYTNMYGSILFLTCISVDRFLAIVHPFRSQTIRTKRNAKLACLTVWVLVLSGSIPTGFLLDTTSPKNVNASSNYCFENYSKNQWKSELSKVVVFIETVGFVIPLMLNVFCSVMVLQTLKKPQTISRGGSINKAKILRMIFVHLLIFCFCFIPYNVNLMFYSLVRSNVLKGCNAEHVVRTIYPISLCIAVTNCCFDPVIYYFTSETIQSSIKRKSKVWHNGVKLLDRLQGDSAQNSPSSTPKSLALRSLTTKFTDTNTLQSSDKSSI is encoded by the coding sequence ATGTTCCAGAATTCTCGACTTGATCTAAACATGTATAACAGTTCCCTCCAAATGTTGGGTGCCACTCACACTTTTATGAAGTGCAACAAGAGTGATGACTTCAAATACCCTCTTTACAGCACTGTTTTCAGCCTGGTGTTTGTGGTTGGATTCTTCTTCAACATGGTGGCCGTCTACATTTTTGGGTGCACCCTGAAGACGAGGAATGAGACCACGACATACATGGTGAACCTGGTTGTTTCAGACTCTCTCTTTGTCCTCAGCCTGCCTTTTCGGATAGTCTACTTCATTAAACGGGAATGGATGTTCGGAAGTGTGCTCTGTAAGACTTCCGTGGCGCTCTTCTACACCAACATGTACGGCAGCATACTCTTCCTCACTTGCATCAGCGTTGACCGCTTTCTGGCCATTGTGCACCCATTCCGATCCCAGACCATTAGGACTAAGCGGAACGCCAAGCTGGCCTGTCTCACGGTGTGGGTGCTGGTTCTCTCTGGAAGTATACCAACAGGCTTCCTTCTGGACACCACTtcacccaaaaatgtcaacgcCTCTTCAAACTACTGCTTTGAAAACTACTCCAAAAACCAGTGGAAGTCTGAGCTCTCTAAAGTGGTGGTGTTTATCGAGACGGTTGGCTTTGTTATCCCGCTGATGCTGAATGTCTTCTGCTCCGTGATGGTTTTACAGACTTTGAAGAAACCCCAGACCATCAGCCGCGGTGGAAGCATCAACAAAGCTAAAATTCTGAGGATGATCTTTGTGCATCTGCTCATCTTCTGCTTCTGTTTCATTCCCTACAACGTCAATCTCATGTTCTACTCTCTGGTCCGCTCGAATGTTCTCAAAGGATGTAACGCGGAACACGTGGTGAGAACCATCTACCCCATTTCACTGTGCATAGCCGTGACCAACTGCTGCTTTGATCCAGTGATTTACTACTTCACTTCAGAGACCATTCAGAGCTCCATCAAACGCAAGTCCAAGGTGTGGCACAACGGTGTTAAGCTTCTGGACAGATTACAGGGGGACAGTGCACAAAACAGCCCAAGTTCTACACCAAAAAGTCTGGCCCTGAGGTCTCTGACAACCAAGTTCACAGACACAAATACTTTACAATCTAGTGACAAATCAAGTATCTGA